A genomic window from Plasmodium coatneyi strain Hackeri chromosome 13, complete sequence includes:
- a CDS encoding SOAP produces MKYRHASKGPKLERSNLLKNKKNTSSGQSSDMHTKSTMSGVRTEDTPQQGTNTGDGTPEGTNTQDDKITECSSSCKSVTGVQTEECSCSCYC; encoded by the coding sequence ATGAAGTATAGACACGCAAGTAAGGGGCCCAAACTGGAGAGATCTAATCTACTtaagaataagaagaataCCAGCTCGGGACAATCTAGCGATATGCACACTAAAAGTACCATGTCTGGTGTACGTACGGAAGACACCCCACAACAAGGAACCAACACGGGGGACGGAACACCAGAAGGAACTAACACCCAGGATGATAAAATAACCGAATGCTCCTCCTCATGCAAAAGTGTCACGGGTGTCCAAACCGAGGAATGCAGCTGCTCCTGTTACTGTTAA